A genomic region of Gossypium hirsutum isolate 1008001.06 chromosome D01, Gossypium_hirsutum_v2.1, whole genome shotgun sequence contains the following coding sequences:
- the LOC107905334 gene encoding E3 ubiquitin-protein ligase UPL7 isoform X1: MEEPRKQQVSLRGASAREISRDALLEKVSQERKHRNYARKAASASIFIQKVWRSYGETRKVAMKFQEEWESLVKYQAGILTGELISSSVLRPFIFFITRLSIRQRKILARELKCMQTCFGILLESINSTDSRKNICSLIVGTTEQRRTSMYQMRKLISLCSFILSECDTSRAGSQDIVVLTSLALRFVVVLTDLKSWKIVNDENIGDADAAVKNFVSFMGSYRSGLYASLRRYISRMDASFSAKVKSIVQTDDKFLISASAITIAIRPFSLTTFNPADCIKFDVHSAAELYCLYLLTIPWLTQRVPAVLLPALKHKSTLLPCLQLLLISKDKIVRMMSDIDQFSRDCSLNAVPPIGWALANIIGLAAGSENDFLHSEALNQGLEYASYVHVVTILADNLLSWLHDAGWNEKGNQNLEGNDGAYEPPVSMQENKTICGSLKTSFIDLIRPVCQQWHLKKLLEKSKTYAYTDESKTKILPPNNLESLENLRLLDIAYFYSYMLRIFAAFNPMIGPLPILNMLSFTPGFLGNLWGVLESSIFLGNSHTIGDANYARSKVSGKKKGVDKKLKQASNDRVSKWANVLQKLTGKSQVDFSDPADDHQVDEDASDVWDVEPLRHGPRGISKDMSCLLHLFCATYSHLLLVLDDIEFYEKQVPFTLEQQQRIASMLNTLVYNGLSCSVGQQNASLMDSAVRCLHLIYERDCRHQFCPPALWLSPARRSRPPIAVAARTHEVVSANIRSEDAVVVHSTGSVITSMPHAFPFQERVQMFREFISMDKVSRRMAGEVAGPGSRSIEIVIRRGHVIEDGFRQLNSLGSRLKSSIHVSFVSECGLPEAGLDYGGLSKEFLTDISKAAFAPEYGLFSQTSTSDRLLIPNAAARFLENGIQMIEFLGRVVGKALYEGILLDYSFSHVFVQKLLGRYSFLDELSTLDPELYRNLMYVKHYEGNVEDLCLDFTVTEESFGKRHVIELKPGGKDVCVTNANKMQYVHAMAFYKLNRQMLPFSNAFYRGLTDLISPSWLKLFNASEFNQLLSGGDHDIDVDDLKNNTRYTGGYSEGSRTVKLFWEVMNDFEPKERCMLLKFVTSCSRAPLLGFKYLQPAFTIHKVASDAPLWAAIGGSDVERLPSASTCYNTLKLPTYKRSSTLKAKLRYAINSNAGFELS, from the exons ATGGAGGAACCTCGAAAACAACAG GTATCGTTGAGAGGAGCAAGCGCAAGAGAAATATCAAGAGATGCGCTGCTTGAGAAAGTTTCTCAAGAAAGAAAGCATCGCAATTATGCTAGAAAAGCTGCCTCCGCTTCAATCTTTATCCAG aAAGTTTGGAGAAGCTATGGTGAGACAAGGAAAGTGGCTATGAAATTTCAAGAAGAATGGGAAAGTTTGGTGAAGTATCAAGCTGGAATTCTGACTGGGGAATTGATTTCCAGCAGTGTTTTAAGgccttttattttcttcattacACGTTTATCCATTCGGCAACGGAAGATTCTTGCCAGAGAATTAAAATGTATGCAGACTTGCTTTGGGATTCTCTTGGAAAGCATAAATTCAACTG ATTCAAGGAAGAATATTTGCTCCCTGATTGTTGGCACGACTGAACAGAGAAGAACATCCATGTACCAAATGCGAAAGCTGATTTCACTCTGCTCATTTATTCTCTCTGAGTGTGATACGTCTCGTGCAGGAAGTCAAGATATTGTTGTTCTGACATCTCTTGCATTGCGTTTTGTTGTTGTCTTAACTGATCTGAAAAGTTGGAAGATTGTTAATGATGAGAATATTGGGGATGCAGATGCTGCAGTGAAGAACTTTGTTAGCTTTATGGGTAGTTATAGAAGTGGTCTTTATGCATCTCTGAGAAGATATATAAGCAGAATGGATGCTTCTTTTTCTGCTAAAGTGAAAAGTATTGTCCAAACTGATGATAAATTCTTGATCAGCGCAAGTGCAATTACTATAGCTATTCGCCCATTTAGTCTGACAACCTTCAACCCAGCTGATTGTATTAAGTTTGATGTGCATTCTGCTGCTGAGCTGTACTGTTTGTACTTACTCACAATTCCTTGGCTCACTCAACGTGTACCAGCTGTTCTTCTACCTGCTCTAAAGCACAAGTCTACTCTTTTACCATGTTTGCAACTTTTACTG ATTTcaaaagataaaattgtcagaATGATGTCAGACATTGATCAGTTTAGCAGGGACTGTTCTCTGAATGCAGTTCCACCAATTGGTTGGGCTCTTGCGAACATTATAGGCCTAGCTGCTGGGAGTGAGAATGACTTTTTGCATTCTGAAGCCTTAAATCAAGGTCTCGAATATGCATCCTATGTCCATGTTGTAACCATTCTTGCAGACAACTTATTGTCATGGCTTCATGATGCTGGGTGGAACGAAAAGGGGAATCAGAATCTTGAAGGCAATGATGGAGCTTATGAACCACCTGTCAGTATGCAAGAGAACAAGACAATATGTGGGTCCTTAAAGACATCCTTTATTGACCTAATTAGACCTGTTTGTCAGCAATGGCATCTTAAAAAGCTTTTGGAAAAATCAAAAACATATGCTTATACAGATGAGAGTAAGACCAAGATCCTACCTCCAAACAACTTAGAATCTTTGGAGAACTTGAGATTGCTTGATATTGCATATTTTTACTCATACATGCTTAGGATATTTGCGGCATTCAATCCCATGATTGGACCGTTGCCTATTCTCAATATGCTATCTTTCACTCCTGGATTTCTTGGCAACCTTTGGGGAGTGCTAGAAAGTTCCATTTTCCTAGGAAATAGTCACACCATTGGAGATGCTAATTATGCCAGAAGCAAAGTTTCAGGGAAGAAAAAAGGAGTTGATAAAAAACTAAAACAGGCCAGTAATGACAGAGTCAGTAAATGGGCTAATGTATTGCAGAAGTTAACTGGCAAATCACAAGTTGATTTTTCAGATCCAGCTGATGATCATCAGGTTGATGAGGATGCTTCTGATGTTTGGGACGTAGAGCCTTTGAGGCATGGTCCTCGAGGTATTTCAAAAGATATGTCATGTCTGCTTCATCTGTTCTGTGCCACTTATTCTCATCTGCTGTTAGTTCTTGATGACATAGAGTTTTATGAGAAACAG GTTCCATTCACCCTGGAGCAACAACAAAGAATTGCTTCAATGCTCAATACACTGGTCTATAATGGCCTGTCTTGTAGCGTGGGCCAACAAAATGCTTCCCTTATGGATTCTGCCGTCAGATGCTTGCATCTAATATATGAAAGGGATTGCAGGCACCAGTTCTGCCCCCCTGCTTTGTGGCTTTCACCAGCTAGAAGGAGCCGACCTCCCATTGCAGTAGCTGCTAGAACTCATGAAGTTGTATCAGCTAATATCAGATCAGAGGATGCTGTTGTTGTTCACAGCACGGGTTCTGTAATCACCAGTATGCCACATGCATTTCCATTTCAAGAAAG GGTTCAAATGTTTAGGGAGTTTATCAGCATGGATAAAGTCTCTCGGAGAATGGCTGGTGAAGTAGCTGGACCTGGTTCCCGATCAATTGAGATAGTAATTCGTCGAGGTCATGTCATTGAAGATGGCTTTCGACAATTAAATTCACTTGGCTCAAGGTTGAAGTCATCAATTCATGTTTCATTTGTTAGTGAATGTGGCCTCCCAGAGGCTGGTCTGGATTATGGTGGATTATCTAAAGAATTTTTAACTGATATATCTAAAGCAGCTTTTGCTCCTGA GTATGGATTATTTTCCCAAACATCAACTTCAGACAGACTTCTAATACCTAATGCAGCTGCAAGATTTCTAGAGAATGGTATTCAGATGATTGAGTTCCTTGGAAGGGTTGTTGGTAAAGCACTTTATGAAGGAATCTTACTAGATTACTCTTTTTCACATGTTTTTGTGCAAAAGCTGTTAGGCCGATATAGCTTTCTTGATGAACTGTCAACACTTGATCCTGAGCTCTACCGGAACCTTATGTATGTCAAG CACTATGAAGGTAATGTTGAGGATCTCTGTCTAGACTTCACAGTTACTGAAGAATCTTTTGGTAAACGGCATGTTATTGAGCTTAAACCTGGTGGCAAGGATGTTTGTGTGACTAATGCGAATAAGATGCAGTATGTTCATGCAATGGCATTTTACAAACTCAACCGACAG ATGCTTCCCTTTTCAAATGCATTTTATAGGGGGTTAACTGATCTTATATCTCCATCTTGGTTGAAGTTATTTAATGCAAGTGAATTTAATCAG TTGCTTTCTGGTGGAGACCATGATATTGATGTtgatgatttaaaaaataatacacgGTATACTGGTGGCTATTCTGAGGGAAGTCGAACTGTTAAACTTTTCTGGGAG gtTATGAATGATTTTGAGCCCAAAGAACGTTGCATGCTGCTAAAATTTGTGACCAGCTGTTCGCGAGCTCCTTTATTGGGGTTCAAATACTTGCAGCCGGCTTTCACAATTCATAAG GTTGCAAGTGATGCTCCTCTTTGGGCTGCAATCGGAGGTTCAGATGTGGAGCGACTTCCATCAGCTTCTACATGCTATAACACTCTCAAG CTTCCAACATACAAGCGGTCAAGTACTCTGAAAGCAAAGCTTCGTTATGCAATTAATTCTAATGCTGGATTTGAACTTTCTTAA
- the LOC107905334 gene encoding E3 ubiquitin-protein ligase UPL7 isoform X3 produces MEEPRKQQVSLRGASAREISRDALLEKVSQERKHRNYARKAASASIFIQKVWRSYGETRKVAMKFQEEWESLVKYQAGILTGELISSSVLRPFIFFITRLSIRQRKILARELKCMQTCFGILLESINSTDSRKNICSLIVGTTEQRRTSMYQMRKLISLCSFILSECDTSRAGSQDIVVLTSLALRFVVVLTDLKSWKIVNDENIGDADAAVKNFVSFMGSYRSGLYASLRRYISRMDASFSAKVKSIVQTDDKFLISASAITIAIRPFSLTTFNPADCIKFDVHSAAELYCLYLLTIPWLTQRVPAVLLPALKHKSTLLPCLQLLLISKDKIVRMMSDIDQFSRDCSLNAVPPIGWALANIIGLAAGSENDFLHSEALNQGLEYASYVHVVTILADNLLSWLHDAGWNEKGNQNLEGNDGAYEPPVSMQENKTICGSLKTSFIDLIRPVCQQWHLKKLLEKSKTYAYTDESKTKILPPNNLESLENLRLLDIAYFYSYMLRIFAAFNPMIGPLPILNMLSFTPGFLGNLWGVLESSIFLGNSHTIGDANYARSKVSGKKKGVDKKLKQASNDRVSKWANVLQKLTGKSQVDFSDPADDHQVDEDASDVWDVEPLRHGPRGISKDMSCLLHLFCATYSHLLLVLDDIEFYEKQVPFTLEQQQRIASMLNTLVYNGLSCSVGQQNASLMDSAVRCLHLIYERDCRHQFCPPALWLSPARRSRPPIAVAARTHEVVSANIRSEDAVVVHSTGSVITSMPHAFPFQERVQMFREFISMDKVSRRMAGEVAGPGSRSIEIVIRRGHVIEDGFRQLNSLGSRLKSSIHVSFVSECGLPEAGLDYGGLSKEFLTDISKAAFAPEYGLFSQTSTSDRLLIPNAAARFLENGIQMIEFLGRVVGKALYEGILLDYSFSHVFVQKLLGRYSFLDELSTLDPELYRNLMYVKHYEGNVEDLCLDFTVTEESFGKRHVIELKPGGKDVCVTNANKMQYVHAMAFYKLNRQMLPFSNAFYRGLTDLISPSWLKLFNASEFNQAD; encoded by the exons ATGGAGGAACCTCGAAAACAACAG GTATCGTTGAGAGGAGCAAGCGCAAGAGAAATATCAAGAGATGCGCTGCTTGAGAAAGTTTCTCAAGAAAGAAAGCATCGCAATTATGCTAGAAAAGCTGCCTCCGCTTCAATCTTTATCCAG aAAGTTTGGAGAAGCTATGGTGAGACAAGGAAAGTGGCTATGAAATTTCAAGAAGAATGGGAAAGTTTGGTGAAGTATCAAGCTGGAATTCTGACTGGGGAATTGATTTCCAGCAGTGTTTTAAGgccttttattttcttcattacACGTTTATCCATTCGGCAACGGAAGATTCTTGCCAGAGAATTAAAATGTATGCAGACTTGCTTTGGGATTCTCTTGGAAAGCATAAATTCAACTG ATTCAAGGAAGAATATTTGCTCCCTGATTGTTGGCACGACTGAACAGAGAAGAACATCCATGTACCAAATGCGAAAGCTGATTTCACTCTGCTCATTTATTCTCTCTGAGTGTGATACGTCTCGTGCAGGAAGTCAAGATATTGTTGTTCTGACATCTCTTGCATTGCGTTTTGTTGTTGTCTTAACTGATCTGAAAAGTTGGAAGATTGTTAATGATGAGAATATTGGGGATGCAGATGCTGCAGTGAAGAACTTTGTTAGCTTTATGGGTAGTTATAGAAGTGGTCTTTATGCATCTCTGAGAAGATATATAAGCAGAATGGATGCTTCTTTTTCTGCTAAAGTGAAAAGTATTGTCCAAACTGATGATAAATTCTTGATCAGCGCAAGTGCAATTACTATAGCTATTCGCCCATTTAGTCTGACAACCTTCAACCCAGCTGATTGTATTAAGTTTGATGTGCATTCTGCTGCTGAGCTGTACTGTTTGTACTTACTCACAATTCCTTGGCTCACTCAACGTGTACCAGCTGTTCTTCTACCTGCTCTAAAGCACAAGTCTACTCTTTTACCATGTTTGCAACTTTTACTG ATTTcaaaagataaaattgtcagaATGATGTCAGACATTGATCAGTTTAGCAGGGACTGTTCTCTGAATGCAGTTCCACCAATTGGTTGGGCTCTTGCGAACATTATAGGCCTAGCTGCTGGGAGTGAGAATGACTTTTTGCATTCTGAAGCCTTAAATCAAGGTCTCGAATATGCATCCTATGTCCATGTTGTAACCATTCTTGCAGACAACTTATTGTCATGGCTTCATGATGCTGGGTGGAACGAAAAGGGGAATCAGAATCTTGAAGGCAATGATGGAGCTTATGAACCACCTGTCAGTATGCAAGAGAACAAGACAATATGTGGGTCCTTAAAGACATCCTTTATTGACCTAATTAGACCTGTTTGTCAGCAATGGCATCTTAAAAAGCTTTTGGAAAAATCAAAAACATATGCTTATACAGATGAGAGTAAGACCAAGATCCTACCTCCAAACAACTTAGAATCTTTGGAGAACTTGAGATTGCTTGATATTGCATATTTTTACTCATACATGCTTAGGATATTTGCGGCATTCAATCCCATGATTGGACCGTTGCCTATTCTCAATATGCTATCTTTCACTCCTGGATTTCTTGGCAACCTTTGGGGAGTGCTAGAAAGTTCCATTTTCCTAGGAAATAGTCACACCATTGGAGATGCTAATTATGCCAGAAGCAAAGTTTCAGGGAAGAAAAAAGGAGTTGATAAAAAACTAAAACAGGCCAGTAATGACAGAGTCAGTAAATGGGCTAATGTATTGCAGAAGTTAACTGGCAAATCACAAGTTGATTTTTCAGATCCAGCTGATGATCATCAGGTTGATGAGGATGCTTCTGATGTTTGGGACGTAGAGCCTTTGAGGCATGGTCCTCGAGGTATTTCAAAAGATATGTCATGTCTGCTTCATCTGTTCTGTGCCACTTATTCTCATCTGCTGTTAGTTCTTGATGACATAGAGTTTTATGAGAAACAG GTTCCATTCACCCTGGAGCAACAACAAAGAATTGCTTCAATGCTCAATACACTGGTCTATAATGGCCTGTCTTGTAGCGTGGGCCAACAAAATGCTTCCCTTATGGATTCTGCCGTCAGATGCTTGCATCTAATATATGAAAGGGATTGCAGGCACCAGTTCTGCCCCCCTGCTTTGTGGCTTTCACCAGCTAGAAGGAGCCGACCTCCCATTGCAGTAGCTGCTAGAACTCATGAAGTTGTATCAGCTAATATCAGATCAGAGGATGCTGTTGTTGTTCACAGCACGGGTTCTGTAATCACCAGTATGCCACATGCATTTCCATTTCAAGAAAG GGTTCAAATGTTTAGGGAGTTTATCAGCATGGATAAAGTCTCTCGGAGAATGGCTGGTGAAGTAGCTGGACCTGGTTCCCGATCAATTGAGATAGTAATTCGTCGAGGTCATGTCATTGAAGATGGCTTTCGACAATTAAATTCACTTGGCTCAAGGTTGAAGTCATCAATTCATGTTTCATTTGTTAGTGAATGTGGCCTCCCAGAGGCTGGTCTGGATTATGGTGGATTATCTAAAGAATTTTTAACTGATATATCTAAAGCAGCTTTTGCTCCTGA GTATGGATTATTTTCCCAAACATCAACTTCAGACAGACTTCTAATACCTAATGCAGCTGCAAGATTTCTAGAGAATGGTATTCAGATGATTGAGTTCCTTGGAAGGGTTGTTGGTAAAGCACTTTATGAAGGAATCTTACTAGATTACTCTTTTTCACATGTTTTTGTGCAAAAGCTGTTAGGCCGATATAGCTTTCTTGATGAACTGTCAACACTTGATCCTGAGCTCTACCGGAACCTTATGTATGTCAAG CACTATGAAGGTAATGTTGAGGATCTCTGTCTAGACTTCACAGTTACTGAAGAATCTTTTGGTAAACGGCATGTTATTGAGCTTAAACCTGGTGGCAAGGATGTTTGTGTGACTAATGCGAATAAGATGCAGTATGTTCATGCAATGGCATTTTACAAACTCAACCGACAG ATGCTTCCCTTTTCAAATGCATTTTATAGGGGGTTAACTGATCTTATATCTCCATCTTGGTTGAAGTTATTTAATGCAAGTGAATTTAATCAG GCTGACTAA
- the LOC107905334 gene encoding E3 ubiquitin-protein ligase UPL7 isoform X2: MKFQEEWESLVKYQAGILTGELISSSVLRPFIFFITRLSIRQRKILARELKCMQTCFGILLESINSTDSRKNICSLIVGTTEQRRTSMYQMRKLISLCSFILSECDTSRAGSQDIVVLTSLALRFVVVLTDLKSWKIVNDENIGDADAAVKNFVSFMGSYRSGLYASLRRYISRMDASFSAKVKSIVQTDDKFLISASAITIAIRPFSLTTFNPADCIKFDVHSAAELYCLYLLTIPWLTQRVPAVLLPALKHKSTLLPCLQLLLISKDKIVRMMSDIDQFSRDCSLNAVPPIGWALANIIGLAAGSENDFLHSEALNQGLEYASYVHVVTILADNLLSWLHDAGWNEKGNQNLEGNDGAYEPPVSMQENKTICGSLKTSFIDLIRPVCQQWHLKKLLEKSKTYAYTDESKTKILPPNNLESLENLRLLDIAYFYSYMLRIFAAFNPMIGPLPILNMLSFTPGFLGNLWGVLESSIFLGNSHTIGDANYARSKVSGKKKGVDKKLKQASNDRVSKWANVLQKLTGKSQVDFSDPADDHQVDEDASDVWDVEPLRHGPRGISKDMSCLLHLFCATYSHLLLVLDDIEFYEKQVPFTLEQQQRIASMLNTLVYNGLSCSVGQQNASLMDSAVRCLHLIYERDCRHQFCPPALWLSPARRSRPPIAVAARTHEVVSANIRSEDAVVVHSTGSVITSMPHAFPFQERVQMFREFISMDKVSRRMAGEVAGPGSRSIEIVIRRGHVIEDGFRQLNSLGSRLKSSIHVSFVSECGLPEAGLDYGGLSKEFLTDISKAAFAPEYGLFSQTSTSDRLLIPNAAARFLENGIQMIEFLGRVVGKALYEGILLDYSFSHVFVQKLLGRYSFLDELSTLDPELYRNLMYVKHYEGNVEDLCLDFTVTEESFGKRHVIELKPGGKDVCVTNANKMQYVHAMAFYKLNRQMLPFSNAFYRGLTDLISPSWLKLFNASEFNQLLSGGDHDIDVDDLKNNTRYTGGYSEGSRTVKLFWEVMNDFEPKERCMLLKFVTSCSRAPLLGFKYLQPAFTIHKVASDAPLWAAIGGSDVERLPSASTCYNTLKLPTYKRSSTLKAKLRYAINSNAGFELS, translated from the exons ATGAAATTTCAAGAAGAATGGGAAAGTTTGGTGAAGTATCAAGCTGGAATTCTGACTGGGGAATTGATTTCCAGCAGTGTTTTAAGgccttttattttcttcattacACGTTTATCCATTCGGCAACGGAAGATTCTTGCCAGAGAATTAAAATGTATGCAGACTTGCTTTGGGATTCTCTTGGAAAGCATAAATTCAACTG ATTCAAGGAAGAATATTTGCTCCCTGATTGTTGGCACGACTGAACAGAGAAGAACATCCATGTACCAAATGCGAAAGCTGATTTCACTCTGCTCATTTATTCTCTCTGAGTGTGATACGTCTCGTGCAGGAAGTCAAGATATTGTTGTTCTGACATCTCTTGCATTGCGTTTTGTTGTTGTCTTAACTGATCTGAAAAGTTGGAAGATTGTTAATGATGAGAATATTGGGGATGCAGATGCTGCAGTGAAGAACTTTGTTAGCTTTATGGGTAGTTATAGAAGTGGTCTTTATGCATCTCTGAGAAGATATATAAGCAGAATGGATGCTTCTTTTTCTGCTAAAGTGAAAAGTATTGTCCAAACTGATGATAAATTCTTGATCAGCGCAAGTGCAATTACTATAGCTATTCGCCCATTTAGTCTGACAACCTTCAACCCAGCTGATTGTATTAAGTTTGATGTGCATTCTGCTGCTGAGCTGTACTGTTTGTACTTACTCACAATTCCTTGGCTCACTCAACGTGTACCAGCTGTTCTTCTACCTGCTCTAAAGCACAAGTCTACTCTTTTACCATGTTTGCAACTTTTACTG ATTTcaaaagataaaattgtcagaATGATGTCAGACATTGATCAGTTTAGCAGGGACTGTTCTCTGAATGCAGTTCCACCAATTGGTTGGGCTCTTGCGAACATTATAGGCCTAGCTGCTGGGAGTGAGAATGACTTTTTGCATTCTGAAGCCTTAAATCAAGGTCTCGAATATGCATCCTATGTCCATGTTGTAACCATTCTTGCAGACAACTTATTGTCATGGCTTCATGATGCTGGGTGGAACGAAAAGGGGAATCAGAATCTTGAAGGCAATGATGGAGCTTATGAACCACCTGTCAGTATGCAAGAGAACAAGACAATATGTGGGTCCTTAAAGACATCCTTTATTGACCTAATTAGACCTGTTTGTCAGCAATGGCATCTTAAAAAGCTTTTGGAAAAATCAAAAACATATGCTTATACAGATGAGAGTAAGACCAAGATCCTACCTCCAAACAACTTAGAATCTTTGGAGAACTTGAGATTGCTTGATATTGCATATTTTTACTCATACATGCTTAGGATATTTGCGGCATTCAATCCCATGATTGGACCGTTGCCTATTCTCAATATGCTATCTTTCACTCCTGGATTTCTTGGCAACCTTTGGGGAGTGCTAGAAAGTTCCATTTTCCTAGGAAATAGTCACACCATTGGAGATGCTAATTATGCCAGAAGCAAAGTTTCAGGGAAGAAAAAAGGAGTTGATAAAAAACTAAAACAGGCCAGTAATGACAGAGTCAGTAAATGGGCTAATGTATTGCAGAAGTTAACTGGCAAATCACAAGTTGATTTTTCAGATCCAGCTGATGATCATCAGGTTGATGAGGATGCTTCTGATGTTTGGGACGTAGAGCCTTTGAGGCATGGTCCTCGAGGTATTTCAAAAGATATGTCATGTCTGCTTCATCTGTTCTGTGCCACTTATTCTCATCTGCTGTTAGTTCTTGATGACATAGAGTTTTATGAGAAACAG GTTCCATTCACCCTGGAGCAACAACAAAGAATTGCTTCAATGCTCAATACACTGGTCTATAATGGCCTGTCTTGTAGCGTGGGCCAACAAAATGCTTCCCTTATGGATTCTGCCGTCAGATGCTTGCATCTAATATATGAAAGGGATTGCAGGCACCAGTTCTGCCCCCCTGCTTTGTGGCTTTCACCAGCTAGAAGGAGCCGACCTCCCATTGCAGTAGCTGCTAGAACTCATGAAGTTGTATCAGCTAATATCAGATCAGAGGATGCTGTTGTTGTTCACAGCACGGGTTCTGTAATCACCAGTATGCCACATGCATTTCCATTTCAAGAAAG GGTTCAAATGTTTAGGGAGTTTATCAGCATGGATAAAGTCTCTCGGAGAATGGCTGGTGAAGTAGCTGGACCTGGTTCCCGATCAATTGAGATAGTAATTCGTCGAGGTCATGTCATTGAAGATGGCTTTCGACAATTAAATTCACTTGGCTCAAGGTTGAAGTCATCAATTCATGTTTCATTTGTTAGTGAATGTGGCCTCCCAGAGGCTGGTCTGGATTATGGTGGATTATCTAAAGAATTTTTAACTGATATATCTAAAGCAGCTTTTGCTCCTGA GTATGGATTATTTTCCCAAACATCAACTTCAGACAGACTTCTAATACCTAATGCAGCTGCAAGATTTCTAGAGAATGGTATTCAGATGATTGAGTTCCTTGGAAGGGTTGTTGGTAAAGCACTTTATGAAGGAATCTTACTAGATTACTCTTTTTCACATGTTTTTGTGCAAAAGCTGTTAGGCCGATATAGCTTTCTTGATGAACTGTCAACACTTGATCCTGAGCTCTACCGGAACCTTATGTATGTCAAG CACTATGAAGGTAATGTTGAGGATCTCTGTCTAGACTTCACAGTTACTGAAGAATCTTTTGGTAAACGGCATGTTATTGAGCTTAAACCTGGTGGCAAGGATGTTTGTGTGACTAATGCGAATAAGATGCAGTATGTTCATGCAATGGCATTTTACAAACTCAACCGACAG ATGCTTCCCTTTTCAAATGCATTTTATAGGGGGTTAACTGATCTTATATCTCCATCTTGGTTGAAGTTATTTAATGCAAGTGAATTTAATCAG TTGCTTTCTGGTGGAGACCATGATATTGATGTtgatgatttaaaaaataatacacgGTATACTGGTGGCTATTCTGAGGGAAGTCGAACTGTTAAACTTTTCTGGGAG gtTATGAATGATTTTGAGCCCAAAGAACGTTGCATGCTGCTAAAATTTGTGACCAGCTGTTCGCGAGCTCCTTTATTGGGGTTCAAATACTTGCAGCCGGCTTTCACAATTCATAAG GTTGCAAGTGATGCTCCTCTTTGGGCTGCAATCGGAGGTTCAGATGTGGAGCGACTTCCATCAGCTTCTACATGCTATAACACTCTCAAG CTTCCAACATACAAGCGGTCAAGTACTCTGAAAGCAAAGCTTCGTTATGCAATTAATTCTAATGCTGGATTTGAACTTTCTTAA
- the LOC107905335 gene encoding GDSL esterase/lipase At5g03820, producing MRASSEFLATLVLVLVSVSSVAHGDPLVPALIIFGDSVVDVGNNNNLNTLIKSNFPPYGRDFVNHRPTGRFCNGKLATDFTAEYLGFTSYPPAYLSRDAIGNALLTGANFASAASGLYDSTANLYRAITLTQQLNYYREYQTKLVNMAGNNGANNIISGAIHLLSAGSSDYIQNYYINPLVSRIYTPDQFSDILIRSYTTFIQNLYGLGARRIGVTTLPPTGCLPAAITLFGAGSNQCVARLNQDAIAFNNKLNSTSLSLQDRLPGLKLVVFDIYQPLLDMVTKPSDNGFFESRRACCGTGTLETSLLCNSRALGTCSNATSYVFWDGFHPSEAANQVLAGDLLAQGVSLIS from the exons atgaGAGCTTCAAGTGAGTTTTTGGCTACCTTGGTTCTTGTGCTGGTTTCGGTTTCTTCAGTGGCTCATGGAGATCCCCTTGTTCCTGCACTCATCATCTTTGGGGACTCGGTTGTTGATGTGGGGAATAACAACAATCTCAACACACTTATCAAATCAAACTTTCCACCATATGGAAGAGATTTTGTTAATCACAGGCCAACTGGAAGATTCTGCAATGGAAAACTTGCTACAGATTTCACTG CTGAGTACCTTGGGTTTACTTCATACCCACCGGCTTACCTTAGTCGAGATGCCATAGGAAATGCTCTCCTGACTGGAGCCAATTTTGCTTCAGCTGCCTCTGGTTTATATGACAGTACTGCAAACCTATAT CGTGCCATAACATTGACCCAGCAGTTAAACTACTACAGGGAGTACCAAACGAAACTGGTGAACATGGCAGGAAACAATGGAGCCAACAACATAATCTCTGGTGCCATACATCTTTTGAGTGCAGGAAGCAGTGATTATATTCAGAACTACTACATCAATCCTCTAGTTAGCAGAATCTATACACCCGATCAGTTCTCTGATATTCTCATAAGATCCTACACTACTTTCATTCAG AATCTGTATGGACTGGGAGCAAGGAGGATTGGAGTGACAACCTTACCACCAACGGGTTGTTTACCTGCAGCCATCACCCTATTTGGTGCTGGAAGTAATCAGTGTGTTGCAAGGTTAAACCAAGATGCCATTGCCTTCAACAATAAACTGAACAGCACGTCACTAAGCCTACAGGACAGATTGCCTGGTCTCAAACTTGTGGTCTTCGACATATACCAGCCTCTCTTGGACATGGTTACAAAGCCTAGTGATAATG GTTTCTTTGAGTCAAGAAGAGCTTGCTGTGGAACAGGTACACTAGAGACCTCCTTGCTTTGCAATTCCAGGGCCCTAGGGACATGCTCCAATGCTACATCATATGTATTTTGGGATGGATTCCATCCCTCCGAAGCAGCTAACCAGGTCTTGGCAGGCGATTTGCTAGCACAGGGAGTGTCCCTCATATCTTGA